From the genome of Papaver somniferum cultivar HN1 chromosome 2, ASM357369v1, whole genome shotgun sequence, one region includes:
- the LOC113351792 gene encoding uncharacterized protein LOC113351792 — protein MQEALIENASKKNKPSYKPPLLFVPNSYSPRNTTSPVTSPKTFSKKISSSTANSPPPIKKLSYAEMQKRREKGLCYNCDEVFQAGHKCIKQQIHMLSADDEESKQSGEESPLESPLSPSQEEEVEISVHDLAGNVSHNTIRIEGTVKKQPLTILIDSGSTHSFLDPAAASRCGGHILPAASLSGAVDNENKMGHDFQFDMRLLTLGGSDMVLGVDWMRGMSPMVFDVNKLTVEFSKNGEKVKLQEPTTLPPSRAHDRHIPLKFLTTPPNQRPYRIPYIQKQVVDRKLNEATVKDKYPIPIMEELLDELFGSQIFTKIDLRAGYHQIRVFPPDTYKTAFKTHKGHYEFMVMPFGLTNAPASFQDLMNDVFHPHLRKFILVFFDDILKKVEYLGHIINGEGLSADPAKVDCMIKWPVPSTLKELRGFLGLTWYYRKFVRNYGIICRPLTELLKKDNFHWKADVQSAFETLKQAVTTTPVLVLPDFTLPFEVETDVCDTGVGAVLMHKKKLIA, from the exons ATGCAAGAGGCACTCATAGAGAATGCATCTAAGAAAAATAAACCCTCATATAAGCCTCCTCTACTCTTTGTCCCAAACAGCTATTCTCCCAGAAATACTACTTCCCCAGTTACAAGTCCTAAAACCTTCTCTaaaaaaatttcttcctctactgcAAATTCTCCACCACCCATCAAAAAACTCTCTTATGCAGAGATGCAGAAACGCAGAGAGAAGGGCCTCTGTTACAACTGTGATGAAGTGTTTCAAGCGGGGCATAAGTGCATCAAACAACAGATTCACATGCTATCCGCAGATGATGAAGAGTCAAAACAGTCTGGAGAAGAATCTCCACTTGAAAGTCCATTATCTCCTTCCCAAGAAGAGGAAGTTGAAATCTCAGTACATGATCTTGCTGGCAATGTTTCTCACAACACCATTCGGATAGAGGGAACAGTCAAGAAGCAGCCACTGACAATCCTGATAGACAGCGGCAGTACGCATAGCTTTCTAGATCCAGCAGCAGCGTCAAGGTGTGGTGGACATATCTTACCTGCGGCATCATTGTCAGGGGCAGTAGATaatgaaaacaaaatg GGGCACGACTTCCAATTTGATATGCGGCTTCTAACCTTGGGAGGCTCTGACATGGTTCTGGGGGTTGATTGGATGCGTGGAATGAGCCCCATGGTCTTCGACGTCAACAAGCTTACGGTGGAATTCTCTAAAAATGGAGAGAAAGTTAAGCTTCAAG AACCCACCACACTTCCCCCATCAAGGGCACATGACCGTCATATTCCATTAAAGTTCCTCACTACACCTCCAAACCAGCGACCCTATCGTATTCCTTACATTCAGAAGCAAGTAGTGGATCG GAAGCTGAATGAAGCTACTGTCAAGGATAAATACCCTATACCCATCATGGAAGAGCTCTTGGATGAGTTATTTGGTTCACAGATCTTCACCAAGATAGACTTACGAGCAGGATACCATCAAATTCGAGTTTTTCCTCCGGATACTTATAAAACTGCTTTCAAGACACATAAAGGGCATTATGAGTTCATGGTAATGCCTTTTGGCTTAACCAATGCCCCAGCTTCCTTTCAAGATTTGATGAATGATGTTTTCCATCCACATCTGAGGAAGTTCATTTTGGTGTTCTTCGACGACATTCTG AAGAAAGTGGAGTATCTCGGCCACATCATCAATGGTGAAGGATTATCAGCTGACCCAGCAAAGGTTGATTGCATGATCAAATGGCCAGTACCCTCCACCTTAAAGGAACTCAGAGGATTCCTAGGTCTCACATGGTACTATAGAAAATTTGTGAGGAACTATGGGATTATTTGCAGGCCCTTGACAGAGTTATTAAAGAAGGACAACTTCCACTGGAAGGCTGATGTACAATCTGCATTTGAGACACTCAAGCAAGCTGTCACTACTACCCCAGTACTGGTGCTTCCAGATTTCACTCTACCCTTTGAAGTAGAGACAGATGTTTGTGATACAGGGGTAGGAGCAGTGTTAATGCATAAAAAGAAGCTAATTGCTTAA